The DNA sequence GATTGGGCCTCGCTGGGGTGGCATGGTCTGTCCTTGGGGAGGAGCAGCTGGTACAGAACTGAGCTCTGGTCTTGGAGGGGCTGAAATGGTGACAGAAACTGCCTCTTAGGTGTCCAGGGGGTCACAAGCTGTGGCTCACTGTGGTTGCCCCTGCAGGTCCCTTGGTGTGACCATCTGGGAGCTCTTCGAGTTGGGTGCACAACCCTACTCCCAGCACTCAGACCGGCAGGTGCTGGCTTACGCCGTCCGAGAGCAACAGCTGAAGCTGCCCAAGCCCCAGCTGCAGCTGACTCTGTCTGACCGCTGGTGAGGACCCCATCATCCCTGCAAAGGAAGGctgaaactgtgtgtgtgtgtgtggtgcccCAAGTCACCAGAGCACAGCTGCCTCAACTCCACTGCCTGGGTTCCAGCTCTTCCCTGGCCTCCCCAATCTTGTGGCTTCTGGTCCCCACTCCCTGACCTCCCCTGGGTCCCTGTCTGTAGCAGGGCTGGGGATCAAGGGGAAAtggccccccacccccaccccaagacTGAGCCTACCTTGGGAGATTCCCTTCACTGCTCTCAAGGAACCCTGAGAATGGTCTCCACTGGCCCTGGGGAGGCTCCTGGCCAGGATGACTCTGGATTGGCCAGGGCCACCAATGGGGGCTTTCCCGCAGGTACGAGGTGATGCAGTTCTGCTGGTTGCAACCAGAGCAGCGGCCCACGGCGGAGGAGGTGCACCTGCTGCTGTCTTACCTGTGCGCCAAGGGCACCACAGAGGCGGAGGAGGAATTCGAACGGCGCTGGCGCTCGCTGCGGCCCGGTGGAGGCGGCGGTGGCAGCATGGACCCCGGGCAGGGCGCGGCAGGCCTTGCACTGGGCGGCGCATCCGAGCTCGCTGCCGCCTCCTCCTTCCCGCTGCTGGAGCAGTTCGCGGGCGACGGCTTCCACGCGGACGGCGACGACGTGCTGACGGTGACCGAGACGAGCCGCGGCCTCAACTTCGAGTACAAGTGGGAGGCGGGCCGGGGCGTCGAGCCCTTCCCTCCGCCGGGGGCCGCGCCGAGCCCGGGCCGCGCCGCGCGCCTGCAGGAGCTGTGCGCCCCCGATGGCGCACCGCCGGGCGTGGTGCCCGTGCTCAGCGCGCACAGCCCCTCCCTGGGCAGCGAGTACTTCATCCGCCTGGAGGAGGCCGTGCCCGCCGCCGGCCACGACCCCGACTGCTCGGGCTGCGCCCCCAGCCCCCGAGACGCCCCGGACCAAGACTACGACTCAGACGGCAGCACCACCGCCTCTCTGGCCATGGAGCCGCTACTGGGCCACACGCCTCCCGCCGAGGGCCCGTGGAGCCGCTGCGACCACTACCCGTGCAGGAGCCGTGTCAGGGACCCGCCCTGCCCTTCTCGCTCGCCCTCTCCTGGGACCCCGATGCTGTCTGAGACTGGAGCTGATGACACAGACTGGGGCGTGGCCTTCTGCCCGCCCTTCGAGGATCCACTGGGAGCCTCTCCCTCCGGGAGCTCTGGGGCCCAGCCATCCTGGGGCGAGGAGGAACTGGAGGAGGCTGAGGCCCAAAGGGCTGCACAGCGTGGACACTGGAGCTCCAACGTATCAGCCAACAATAACAGTGCCAGCCGTGACCCAGACTCCTGGGACCCCGGCTATGTGGGTAGCTTCACAGACAGCTTCATGGATGACTGCCCCAGCCTAAACCAGACCCCACAGGCCTCCCCTGAGCTGGGCCACCTCCTGGCCCAGGAGGACCCCAGAGAGCCTCTGATCGTGCCACAGGCTGCCTCTGTTGGCCAGGAGCCAGGCCACTGCCTCCGCCTTCCCCTTCTGTGCCCtacccagggcctggcacctgCTGCCTGCCTGATCACATCCCCCTGGACAGAGGCAACTATATGTGGGGGTGACAACCCCCAGGTGGAACCCAAACTTGCCCAGGAAGCTGAGGGCATCACTGGACCCCAGTTGCCCCTTCCTTCTGTCCCCTCTCCATCCCATGAAGGAGCCCCACTTCCCTCAGAGGAGGCCAGTGCCCCTGATGCCATGCCTGCCTCACCTACACCTGCTGCCAGCAGCCGGATGACGGTCCCCGAACTGGCCCCTACCCTTGACAACAGCAGCATGTCCCCCGAGCTGGAGGGACCCAGCAGCGAGGATGAAGACACCACTGAGGCTACTTCAGGTGTCTTCACTGACTTGTCCAGCGACTGCCCACAGGCTGAGAAACCAGATGTAGTTCCAGCCTTGCGCTCTCTGCAGAAGCAGGCGGGAACCCCTGACTCCCTGGACTCGCTGGACATCCCATCGGCAGCCAGTGATGGTGGCTGTGAGGTCTTAAGCCCATCAGCTGCTGGGCCCCCTGGTGGACAGCCCCGTGCCCTGGATAGTGGCTATGACACAGAGAACTATGAGTCCCCTGAGTTTGTGCTAAAGGAGGCCCACGAGTCGAGTGAGCCTGGAGTCTTTGGAGAGCCGTCCTCTGAGGGTGAGACTCAGCTCCCCACCTCCCTTGGTGGCCTCAGTGAGAAGAACCCCTACCGAGACTCGGCTTATTTCTCGGACCTAGATGCAGAGTCCGAACCACTCCTGGGCCCTGAGAAGTGCAGTGGGGTCCAGACCTCCCAACTGGAACAGGGTCTGCAGAGCCCACAGGGTCCCGGGCAGCAGTCTGTGCAGGCTTCTCCTGGGCCTGGAGTGCTGGACAAGACACTGGTCCCTGGCTCTAGGGAGGCGCTGCTATCACCTCTGCAGCCCAAGGAGCCTTCCCCAGAGCCAGGTGTCTGCTCAGACAGTTCTGGGCCAGAGCCTCCTGGAGCCCAGGGCCCAGCTGAGGTACAGCCTGTGCCCAGCCCCAGCCGCTCCAAGTTTTTCCTGCTGACCCCAGTCCCAGTGAGCTCAGAAGGCAATGGCATGGAGCACCAGGGGCCCCCAGGAATGTTGTCAGGGCCAGCCCCTCTGGGACGGACAGGGAGTCCTGGCACCCCCAGACTCCCACTCTGCCTGGCCCTTCCTGGCCACTCTAGGGCCTTGGAGGGCCgagcagaagaggaagaggaggacagtGAGGACAGCGACGAGTCTGATGAGGAACTCCGCTGCTACAGCATCCAGGAGCCCAGCGAGGACAGCGAGGAGGAGTCGCCAGCAGTGCCCGTGGTGGTGGCCGAGAGTCAGAGTGCACGCAACCTGCGCAGCCTGCTCAAGATGCCCAGTCTGCTGTCTGAGACCTTCTGCGAGGACCTGGAGCGCAAGAAGAAGGCGGTGTCCTTCTTCGATGACGTCACAGTCTACCTCTTCGACCAGGTGGGCCTCTGCCGTGGGTAGCTATCTGCACAGGGCTAGGGTGCACGGCTGAGGAGGGTGGGATCCCTGGCCTGAGCCTGATCAGCCACTTCTGATCTCTCCAGGAGAGCCCCACCCGGGAACTCGGGGATCCTTTTCCGGGAGTAAAGGAGTCGCCCCCCGCGTTCCGGGTGGGTAGCCCAGGCTCCCCCAGCCGGCCTCGGCGGACTGAGCGCTCCCCTGACAGCTCCACGGTGGAAGAGGGTGAGCAGGGGGCAGGGGCTGGATAGTGACGtcatgggaggtgtggctcaccagaatggtgggggaggggcaatggTGTCACAGGGCAGGGCCCAACTCTCGGCAAACAAAAGTGACCCGGGCTTTCAGGCAGCAGGTTCGAGTGGGACGATGACTTCCCTCTGGTGCCGGCCAAGGCGGCCTTAGCGACCACGCTGGACCCGGCTGTGCCAACCCCGGCTGCGCCCCCCACACCAGCTGCACCCTTTTCACGCTTCACCGTGTCACCCGCGCCTGCGTCCCGCTTCTCCATCACACATGTGTCTGACTCGGACGCCCAGTCCTTGGGAGGTGAGGTGCGGAAGGGACAAAAGGGCTTGGTGAGGGGGTGGCCTAGAGGGGTGCCGGTGGGCCAGAGGAAACAGCCCCATTGAGGCTAGGTACCTTGTCCAGGGCCACACAGCTACCCCCATCTGACCTTGCCCTCTTAGCAATGCCTGGCTTCTCCAAATCTTCAGGGCACAGCTGGCCAACACCTCCCAAGCCCTTGGACCCACCCTACCCAGGCAGGGACGTCTGCCTTCTCTGTCTCCCACCCCACTCTTCTCTGCCTGTCCCCTCTCCTGCCCCCCCAACCTGCTGTAGCCTTTTGCACCAGAAAGTTCCCAGCTTGGTGGTCTCCCTCCCCCAATGCGCCCTGCTCTGCCCTCACCCTCACCTGCTGCCCCATCTCGGACCACAAGTTCTTGCCAGAAGCAAGCTGTGTTCTGGGACGGTGTGGCCAGTAGCTAAGGCCCTTGGTGCTCAGGGATCTGTAGCCCACCCTGCCAGTCATGCCCCAGTCCACTGCCAGCACCTAACTCAGCTCTCATCTGGCAggtcctcccctccccccgcaGTCCCACCTACCATGCCTGACAAGTTCCTTTCCTGCAGCTGGCTCCTGCAAAACCCACTTCCTCTGGGAAACCTCCCTGCCTCTCACCCCCTCATATAGACCCAGCCCTTCCCCAGCTGCCCTTGGCCTATGGCTGCAGCCTTATGGGAAGGGCTTGTCATCCTCACCCCGGCCACATAAGCAGTTGCATGACCCTGGACATTCCCTTCCtgttcaggcctcagtttccccagtgtAAAAGCAGGACATTTGCTAAGCGTAGTTGGGTCTGAGTCAAGATGATATGGTGGGAAGACACAGGCGGATCTACTGCAGTAGAGGCCTGCACGTGCACCAGGCAGAGTCATGGGGCAGGAGGGGCCTCTGGCATCTCCCCACTGTGCTCACATGGCACCCCTTCTTTGCCAGGCCCTGCAGCAGGTGCTGGGGGTGGAGGCACAGAGGCTTGAGATCCAGGTGGCTCAACCCTGAGGAGGCTGGTGTCACTGGAGCCCCTGTCATCCTGTCCCAGGCAGCAGCAAAGATGGTGACAGGAAATGAGTGGGGACTGTGGTCCTGCAGGTTCCAGGGCCACAGTGCCCCCAACAGCGTCCTAGAGAAGCAGGTGGACTCCAGGTGGACAAAAGGCCTGTCTGCAGACCTGGATGGCAGACTGGCTGTCCTGGGGGCACAGTGTGTCCTGGACTCCGGGGTTTGCTGCCAGCCCCTGAGGATGCCTGAAGCCCAGGGGCCCATGAGTGTCTGTACACGCACATGCACTCGAGGGGTTTCACACCCCTGAGCAGTCCCCTAGCCTGCAGCTGCCTTCCTGCCATGGTTGCTGCTGTCGAACTGGTTGGCCTCAGGCCACGGGACCCCACTCTTGGCCACTGCCGAGCTGTGTGTTCATAGGACACTCAGCCAAGGGAGGTACAGGGCCAGGAGTCCCTTTCTGGCCCTTCTGCCCATCCCACTTGGGTCTGGGTTTGCTCAGTGCAAGGACAGGCCCCTGGGCTCCTTGTCCTTAGCTCAATCTAGCTGTTTCCCCTTCACTTCTTGGCCATGAGCCCCCCCCACAGGGTCTGGGCTGCTCCTGCCTGGGTCCCCGAGTAGTAGGGAGAGGCTTCCAGGCTGCAACACTGCCCGGTGTGGCTGGGCCGGTTCTAGAGGTGCCCTTGGCAGTGGGCAGTGCCCCTCCACAGAGCAGTACCTGGTCCCATCCCCAGGTGGCCAAAGGAGAGTGGGGGCTGCATCCCATAGTCAGTGTGGGGGCTCCTGCCTGCAGGAAGGGCGTGGAGAAGCGCAGGGCTGGGCGGGGGGGAGGGCAGCACAGGGAATATTTTTGTAACTTGCTGGAGCAAATGGAAATGGGGTGATTCTAAGTTATTGTTGCCAAAGACATGTAAAGTTTATTGttgctttgggggtgggggacttgttttggtttatgtttttattttctattagttTGAGGCTTAGGACGCTGGTGCaatgattttcttgttcttttgttttattttgtttgtttttaaagagaaatcaaGCTAAGAAAAACAGCCTTCATGCTTGGCGTGTTTTCTTTTGGGGTCTGCAGCTAATGCCCAGGATGGAACAGGGCTGGGGTGGGACCCAGTTATCAGGCCTTTCCTCCATCCTGTACACTCTGATAACCTGGCCCACTGTGCCCAGGTGGGAAGGTCCCTAAACCGCCCTTTCTGCCCCCAAATTGGCTCAGCCTAGGCAGCTGAAGAGGGTAAACCCCCGACTTTCCCAGGGCAGCTGTCTCCTGCTCTTCCAGGGACAGGTCCCAGGCTTGGCCCAGCGGTGGATAAAGTAGGAGGCAGGAGACTTTGCAAAAGTCGGGGCTTCTGTGCTCACCTGCTCTGGTTCTGGGCCTGGGTCCAGCCCAGGTATGCCTCCTGTGCAGTGTGTTGACAGTGATAGGCGGTTCAGGCCTCCAAAGGCCTTCTTGGAGggtcaaggaaggaagaaactcTGCCTGGGACTTCTCCCCAGACCAGGGCTGCTGTCACCAGGGCAGGTCAGCAGGCTGTACTGTACCCAAAGATGTCACATAGCACAGATCTGATGATAATGTTTTTAGTCCTAAGTTTCAGAAGCCCAGCCCCTACAGGAACAGATGGGCGGGGCACCCAGGCATCCTGGGGCAGAATCTAGGCACAGGACATGCTCCAGCCAGTGGGCACACAGCTGGTGACCCAGGCCACTGCACCTGCCAACTGGGACCAAGGAGGAAATGTGTGAAGCTGGAGGGGTAGAGCCTACAGAGACCATTGTAAGGGGGCAGAGACCACTGTGGGGGGGCAGAGGCCATTGTGGACGGGGCTGGGTCTGCATCCAGGCACAGCAGGCAGGGCCTGCAGGAAAGGACAAATAACTTCTGAACAGGGCAAGAAGTTCCCCACCCTGTGCTCCTGCTGTCCCCCACCCCCGGCTGACATATCACACTCTACACAGGTGAGTAGCCCATTTATTGACCAGATGTGGGAGCTAAAAGCAgcatgggccaggcatggtggcacatgtctggaATCCgagcactcgggagactgaggcaggaagatccagagttcaaggccagcctggactacatagcaagaccctgtttcaaagttACAACAAAGGCGGCGGCGGTGTGGGAGCGTGAGCCCTTACAGCTATAAGCTGAAAGTGTGTCCCTGCACTCAGGGACACAGAAGGCTCCGCAGCCCTCAGAGAGCCAACCCCTCTGCCAGGGCGGCCCCATGGCCAGCTGGCCTCGCCTCTTAGCTGCTCCTCCTCATTGGGCCCTGCCCAGGAGCAGTGGGGATCCAGCACAGTCCAGGCTGAAGTGAGAGGAAGCCGGGAGGTGGGAGGCTTGGAGATGGTGCGCTACACAGGAACACACAGGTGGCAATAATCAGTTATGTGGGTGGGAAACAGTGGCCATGCAGCTGTGGCTGTCAGCTGAGGAGGGGGGCAGACCTGTCATTGGTCACTGTTGGCTTCAGCTGGACATTGGCGAAGGGGTTCCTGAGAAGAGAAGAGTAGTTTCAGTTCAGGACAGGTGCCATGCATGAGCTGTGACACCCTGGCTACTCAGCGACCTCCAGCACTGTACCCCAAGGCCAAGACTTAGAGGCGGGGCCAGGACTAGGTGCTATCTGCAGGGCCTGCTTGCCCCACATGCTTCAGGCAGGGCAACCTTTCCAGggccagtggtggtggtggggccaGCAGTATCCCTCCCAGTTCAGAGGCAGATGCTCCTTGAGACAGCCCTGAGTAGGGTCCCCTGCAGTTTGgtaacccccccaccccaaatcaGGTCAAGCCCAAGGCGTAGATGGACCCTTGAATGGACAACCTATCTACACAGAGGCCACAGCTCAGCAGGCCACACAGAAGCTGGTCCTGGCATGCAGAGTGCCATAGGAGGCACGCCATAGACAGGCAGACAGGACAGACACGAGGTGCACGCACCAGCACCACAGTTGGGGTGGTCACCATGCCTCTGCAGTGGGGTTGACCACCTCCTTGGTTGGATAGCAGTTTCCCCTGCTGAGGGCTTGGCCACTTCCCCAGGGAAACTGAGCCCTCCCCGCAAACAGCCCCCAGGACCATAGCTGATGCACAATAGGACTCAAGACAAGAAGTGGGAATGGAACAGACGAGCACAGATGGGCAGGTCCCTGTGGGAGCCTCTCCTCCTTGCAGTCCCCATCAGGCTCAGGAGGGCCCATCCCAGCGGGGACAGCACAGAACAGCAGGTGGGAGAAGTCAGGCAGCTGCATGGTGACAGCACAGAATGGCGCATTGACACAGGGACTTAGAGGCACAGGACTGCACTCCCAGGGAAGCACGCTTTGGCTCTGGAGCCGTTACCTGGAGAGGGGTCACCTCTGGCCCAGCTGGGTCCTCAGGAGTCTGGGGAGGGGGGGCAGCAGCAGGCCCGCGGGCGGGTGGGCAGGCACTCTGTCCAGCGTGCCCGGGAAGACCCACATGGGTGGGGCTTCTCCCTATGCCTTCCTGAAGACTGTTTTCTACAAATCTGAAACACTTTGACTCTGAGGTTTTCAAAGGGTGAAACACTGGGGGCAAGActgacaggtgcacaccagctTTCCCCTCTCAGCCAGTGTCTGAGCACCCTGCACCCACCCCACTGCTTGCCACCTTTGCTTCAGTGTGCGATCAAAGGCCACTGTCAACTCTGCCTGCACCTCAGGCCTTGCCCCACGCTGGGCTTTTCTTCTGGTCTGGGCAGGTGGGCTTCACCATCCCCACCTGCAGGCAGGTTGGGCCGCCTGGGTTGCAAAGGTGAGGATCCTGCCACTTTGCCAGGCTGCCCTCAGTATACTCTGCCTCTGAGAGAGGCTCCCAGGCCTGGGCTCAGAGCAACAGGCCCTGGGAATTCTTGGATGGGGGCATACGTTCCTATTGAGGGTCTGGGACAGAACAGGACAAAGAACAGACCTGCCCCAGGTACCAGAGCAGGGAGGCCAGCCCTGGATCACGTGCAGAGAAGGGAGAGCGGTTTGCAGGACACCTGAAGGAAGTTGTCGGTCCCCAACCAGGCCCAATGGGGAAGCTCAGACCTAGAAAATGCCTCAATTGAGACCTTTGTCCTCTAACACTCACTGTCTTATCTCTCCCCCACAAACCGTGAGACCTCTCACGGTTATAGTATGGGTAGGGCCACCCATACTATGAGGTTCTGAAGAAATGGGGGCTTGGGACTCCAAGCACTGTCAGGCCAGAGCCTCTGCCCACCAACATGGCCAAAGGCCTGGCTCACCTCCCCAAGACCACAATCCTATGAGAGGAAAGGCTGGGCAGTCACCAAGTTCTGGAACAGTGTGGAAAGCAGGTGCTCGTGAGTGACCCTAGGGGCACACCTGCGTGATCCCTTTGGGGCTGGAGTCTAACCCTGAGATGGCAGAATGACCAGATTTGGAGCTTCAGGCCACTGCAAGGTCTTGTTCTGTGTGTCCCAGTAAACAGAATCTGAGGACCTCTGTCCCTACCAGAGAACATGTCTCCTTCTGAACACACTGTCAAGCGGACACATGAAATAAACCTCCAAGGGATATAGACAGAATGTGGGGTCCCCAGCCAAGGAAGGTCACCAAGAGGCATCCAAAAGCAAGAGGACCTGGAGACAAAGCGTACTCCAAGTGGGACACAGGGAGAGCCAGGCGCACTGCCTTGGGACCTAGGGTCAGCAGCTTTCACACACGCAGTGTGCCCTCTCCCTGCACAGAGAGGGACCTCAGGGTCAGATGTGGCTGAGAGGCATCACTGTGGAGATGTTCCCACAGCAGAGGCTGTCGGGAGGCTCCTGCCAGCCCAGTGGAGGACTGGGATTTCCCTCTCCAGCCCCTCGGGCAGTGGTCTGGGAGGGACACCATGACCAGAAACCTACAAGAACCCCGCTCTCTGCAGCCTGCAACCTTCACTCTCTGTCCCACAGAACTTTCTGTGAGAACCATTTATGATGATTTTCCAATTCAACCACTGGAAACAAGCATAATAATTCTGAGAATGTCACAGAATTCTGTGACTCTGTCACAGACGGTTTCAAGCCTCAAGATGATTTAGGGCAGTGCCCAGTACTGAGACACCCCATACTCCATCTCCGAAGTGTTTCGTGCATCCTGGAGTGGAAGCACTCCCAGAATCAAGTCAAGGGTGGCCAGCCTCTGCTGGCCAAAATGGACACAGCCTGGTGCTCGCCACTCCCATGGCCCTAAGATAGGGGTGGGGCTGTGCTGGAGTGGACACCCACAAACAGCACAGGTAGCTTTTGACCTCCCCCCACCAGGTGAGTGGACAGGCCAGGCAGACTGCAGCTGGGAAGGCTTGGGAACAACTCAAGAGGCTGTGGTGCAGCACCAGGCTGGCACCACCACCATCTACCCTTGCCCCAGGTCTGTGCCTTAGCCTTTGCACCAGCCATTCTGTGCCTTTAGCTGTCTGCATGCCTCTGCAGGTGAGGTCAGCATAGGCCCCAGCACACAGAGGGACCTGGGGTGGgcagtgaggtggggaggggtctGCCAGGCTTGGGGACAAGACATGCAGACTTCCCAGACAGCATCTTGGagggatggagatggaggagggaaaagcgGCTTGCCCAGGCTCCTCCAGGGGCACTGCTATCTCATCCCCAAACTTAAGGAGCATTTTCCCACAGAACTCTCCAGAATTCATGCTGCAGAGAACCTAATACAagcagtaacagtagcaagggttCAAGAcctgcctgagacagtgaccacTGTCCTCCATGGGATGCAGGTCCTGGCTTCCTATGCCACCCTCCCCATGGTTGAGTGGGAGGGCAGTGGGAAGTCCCCTTGGAGGACAACGTGCAAGCAGTGCTGCCTGACCTGGCACAGCACTCCCTGCTCTCAGACATTCATCTAGGCTTGCTtccccagcactgaggaaaaGAGACTGTCACCAAAGAGGAGCTTGGAGGACCTGGCGAGGGACCCATGTGTGCCCTCAGAAGGCTGCTTCTGGGCATCTTGGCTACTGTCTTGGACCATGTGGGCAGGCAGAGGGGACCCAGAATAGGCAAGATCAGATGGCATTTTTGCCTAGTATGGCCCTGGATCAACCTATCCCCAGGACTCTGACCCTGGGCCCAGGCCCCACCCAGCTGTGATACTCACCATGCCCTGCTCAGAACCACCTCCCCACCCCGGCACACATAACCAGAAGAGTACCCACGCAAGCACTGTGGGGTCAGCAGGGAGAGGCCTGGCCCCAGCTGCTCGCTAGGGGTCAACCTTTGATTGTGGTCTAAGCATCAAGCAGGGCAGGAAAGGACATGGAGGGCCAGGTCAGTCCCACACCCAGCAGTGAGGGCAGCGATGGGGCAGCCAGCACCAGGCCCACAAGACTCCAGGCAGAAGAAGGAGACCCAGGAGTCTGAAGACGGAACCAGTAGAAGGAAGGCCCAGAACCCAGAGCAGGCAACCTGGCAGACCCCCCCAGGCCCTGCCAGGCAGCCGGGCCCCTCCTGTTCCGGCTGCCCTGGCTCAGGCCAGGGAGTCCGTCCAGAGCCACTGCAGATGGAGACAGATGGGCACAAGATGACCAGTGCAACTTACTAACTCTAGTCAGGGGCAGCTCAAAATCTGGCCACTTCCGCATCGGCACTGCAAGGAAACACAAGGCTTGTTGGTGGAGCTGCATGGCGTGGGAGGGGGGACTGGGGGCTTGGTGGGGAAGCAGAGGCCAGAGAGGGGGGATACCGGGTACCAATATAGGCTCCCTCAAGGGAGGGAGCCCTTGAGCACAGGATACCAGCTGGCTGGCAGAGAAGTGGGATTCCAGCCCCCAAGGGTACCTGCAGGACCCTCCTTGCTCACAGGTCTGTAGGAAGCCTGAGCCAGCACAGGCAGCGTGATCTACTCCCTCTGGAGTCTGCATCAGGCCCCATGAGGCCTTGCTCTCTCATTCAGAGCAGTGGGCCATCCTGGACACCTTCAGCAAGCATGGTGAAGGCAGCAGCAGTGACACCCAACCCAGATAGGCTGGCACTGTCTGCAAGCCTAGGTTATTCCAACTAATGACCCCGAGGTACTCTGCATACAGTCCCAAGTGCTCCGCAGAGGAACAAGACTGAGGATGGGCTGCAAGCTGGGGTGCACAGAGGCACAGCCTGACCCACACAGCCCCGACACACGCCAGGGAACTGGAAGGAGGCTCCAAACCCAACTGGAtgcaataaataaaacttttattcaaACAAACTGCAGTACAGGGcacatttcaaatttttttttttaaaaaaaaaggaaaggaaaaaggaaaaaaatattttcagcacTTTTCATCTTCATACAAGTTTTGCTGTTTTGTGTCTACATTCATCCACTGCATGGAATCCCCTGGATTTGAAATCTTTTAGCAAAGTTAGAACACGGAAGGTTCTTTACACAGGTCCAGGTTCTGGCTGTGCTTTCCTTTAATATAAAGCGGGGTCTGTCTGTGCCTGAGCTGCTGCTCGCAGACACCACCAGCCATGTCCTAGTCCTTGGCAGGGGTGTGGGAAGGGTTTTATTAACCCACATCGGAAAGAGGCCGTCCACAGCTTCACAAGGGCTCCTGCCAGCCACAGGGCTGAGCCTGGCTGTGCCTTGGCTCGGCTGCCCACAATTCAGTGTGTGAAGAGACAAAACCAGTAGCCACTGAGTTCAGTGTGCTTGTCTCTAACGTCACCAAGACACACAAAAAGACGAGAGTACTTAGGAGGCCGCAGGGCAGGGACTACCTGCTGCCCTGATGGGAGGTGTGGGCAGCCTGCCCAGAGTCCTCCTAGGCCAGCCTCGCCAGGCTGGCCACACATACCCTGCCCCCTGCAGCCCGGTGGCCACAGGTGACCACGACTCCCTCACAAGGCTGGTTAAAGAAACGATTTCCAAAAATCGTGGGGGTGGGGATCGTCTCTGGAGGTCTTTGGAATGTCTGCGTGCGGCCGGGCACTGAGGGCTCCcgacccctgctcctgccagtgAGGTAAGGCCACCCCCGCTGTGGAGATGCCGTGCTCTGCCCTACGTACACCTGCCCAGCAGTGTCCGTGGAGAAAAGGCCCAGTGCCTGGCCTGGTGGGCAGGTTGGGCCGGGCGGGGGGCTGTGACCTCCCTCCCAGGAGTGGCCAGCTTCCTCAGGAGGCTCCCCTCCCCGAGCTCAGCAGGAGCCCCCTTTCTTGGTGCAGCCCTTGGAAGGGACCTGGGGCAGGCCAGGGTCCCCAGGCCTAAGTCCCCTCCCTGTTCTAGAAGACACCAGCACACTGGGGTCAGATGCAGAGTAACAGTACGTACACCAGAGTCCAtgcatatctgtttttgttttcaggaaaaaaaaaaagtccttttttcctgtttgtttgtttttttgtttttttttttttttttgatttttttttttcttcaaactctAGACCTGGCTTGTGGCGAGGCATAAAAAGGGGTGTGCGTAGTGAACACCACAGGGCCGGCAGTGGGAGAGGACGCTGCTCGCCACCCGGCTGGCAGACCCTGCCTGGCAATTCCTGCACAAGGCTGGGGACACACGGGTGGGGGTGTGAGCACGGGGGCACAGGGAGCAGCACCATGGACCCTGGGGGATCACAGAGTCTGGGGTCACCAACCAAAAGGCGGGAGAGCGGGTGGGAAAGAAAACCCAAGAACAAACCAACGAGAGCTGAGGAGGGAAAC is a window from the Castor canadensis chromosome 11, mCasCan1.hap1v2, whole genome shotgun sequence genome containing:
- the Aatk gene encoding serine/threonine-protein kinase LMTK1 isoform X3; this translates as MEPKAQNPAAAAAVTRQAGAESRRAEHGARGPGLDAHFWDAADVDAFLAAWNPVASVLYGLGPVSQPLCTDDAPLSELSWSSSLAVVAVSFSGLFTVIVLMLACLCCKKGGIGFKEFENAEGDEYVVQGSPAAAAQNGPDVYVLPLTEVSLPMAKQPGRSVQLLKSTDLGRHSLLYLKEIGHGWFGKVFLGEVHSGVSSTQVVVKELKVSASVQEQMQFLEEAQPYRALQHSNLLQCLAQCSEVTPYLLVMEFCPLGDLKGYLRSCRAAESMVPDPLTLQRMACEVTCGVLHLHRNNYVHSDLALRNCLLTGDLTVKIGDYGLSHCKYREDYFVTADQLWVPLRWIAPELVDEVHGNLLVVDQTKTSNVWSLGVTIWELFELGAQPYSQHSDRQVLAYAVREQQLKLPKPQLQLTLSDRWYEVMQFCWLQPEQRPTAEEVHLLLSYLCAKGTTEAEEEFERRWRSLRPGGGGGGSMDPGQGAAGLALGGASELAAASSFPLLEQFAGDGFHADGDDVLTVTETSRGLNFEYKWEAGRGVEPFPPPGAAPSPGRAARLQELCAPDGAPPGVVPVLSAHSPSLGSEYFIRLEEAVPAAGHDPDCSGCAPSPRDAPDQDYDSDGSTTASLAMEPLLGHTPPAEGPWSRCDHYPCRSRVRDPPCPSRSPSPGTPMLSETGADDTDWGVAFCPPFEDPLGASPSGSSGAQPSWGEEELEEAEAQRAAQRGHWSSNVSANNNSASRDPDSWDPGYVGSFTDSFMDDCPSLNQTPQASPELGHLLAQEDPREPLIVPQAASVGQEPGHCLRLPLLCPTQGLAPAACLITSPWTEATICGGDNPQVEPKLAQEAEGITGPQLPLPSVPSPSHEGAPLPSEEASAPDAMPASPTPAASSRMTVPELAPTLDNSSMSPELEGPSSEDEDTTEATSGVFTDLSSDCPQAEKPDVVPALRSLQKQAGTPDSLDSLDIPSAASDGGCEVLSPSAAGPPGGQPRALDSGYDTENYESPEFVLKEAHESSEPGVFGEPSSEGETQLPTSLGGLSEKNPYRDSAYFSDLDAESEPLLGPEKCSGVQTSQLEQGLQSPQGPGQQSVQASPGPGVLDKTLVPGSREALLSPLQPKEPSPEPGVCSDSSGPEPPGAQGPAEVQPVPSPSRSKFFLLTPVPVSSEGNGMEHQGPPGMLSGPAPLGRTGSPGTPRLPLCLALPGHSRALEGRAEEEEEDSEDSDESDEELRCYSIQEPSEDSEEESPAVPVVVAESQSARNLRSLLKMPSLLSETFCEDLERKKKAVSFFDDVTVYLFDQESPTRELGDPFPGVKESPPAFRVGSPGSPSRPRRTERSPDSSTVEEGSRFEWDDDFPLVPAKAALATTLDPAVPTPAAPPTPAAPFSRFTVSPAPASRFSITHVSDSDAQSLGGEALQQVLGVEAQRLEIQVAQP